In Phreatobacter stygius, a genomic segment contains:
- a CDS encoding alpha/beta fold hydrolase, which produces MPKATANGIAIAYDSFGPKAAEPILLISGLGVPMIRWTLPFCQALAGHGYQVIRFDNRDIGLSTHCDGAPVPEIAAVAAAVARGERPDVPYTLHDMAEDAVGLLDALGIERAHAVGRSMGGMIAQVMASEHPHRVLSLTSIMSSTGNPDLAGATPEAMAALTRPAPHPLEDQAGFLAHSLALSRVIGSPGYPFDEAAQRVQALAELARAYNPAGFGRQIAAIAAAGDRRARLSTITVPTLVVHGAADKLVPAAGGRDTAANIRGAELKVIDGMGHDLPPELHETIIQAIVGNARRARLPA; this is translated from the coding sequence ATGCCCAAGGCTACAGCGAACGGCATCGCCATCGCCTATGACAGTTTCGGCCCCAAAGCTGCCGAGCCCATTCTGCTGATCTCGGGCCTGGGCGTGCCGATGATCCGCTGGACCCTCCCGTTCTGCCAGGCGCTTGCTGGACATGGCTATCAGGTCATCCGTTTCGACAATCGCGACATTGGCCTCTCGACCCATTGCGACGGCGCGCCGGTTCCCGAGATCGCGGCGGTGGCGGCTGCCGTGGCCCGGGGCGAGCGGCCGGATGTGCCCTATACGCTCCACGATATGGCCGAGGACGCGGTTGGGCTGCTCGATGCGCTCGGGATCGAGCGCGCTCATGCCGTTGGCCGGTCGATGGGCGGGATGATCGCCCAGGTGATGGCAAGCGAGCACCCGCATCGCGTGCTGTCGCTGACCTCGATCATGTCCAGCACCGGCAATCCCGACCTGGCCGGGGCGACCCCTGAAGCGATGGCGGCGCTGACCCGACCTGCGCCGCACCCGCTGGAAGACCAAGCGGGCTTTCTCGCCCATAGTCTCGCGTTATCCCGGGTAATCGGCAGCCCTGGCTATCCGTTCGACGAAGCCGCCCAGCGTGTTCAGGCCCTGGCCGAGCTGGCGCGAGCCTATAACCCCGCCGGGTTCGGCCGGCAGATCGCGGCCATCGCTGCGGCCGGCGACCGCCGCGCGCGGTTGAGCACCATCACTGTTCCAACCCTGGTCGTGCATGGCGCAGCCGACAAGCTGGTGCCTGCCGCCGGCGGCCGGGACACCGCGGCCAATATCAGGGGCGCCGAGCTCAAGGTGATCGACGGCATGGGGCATGATCTTCCGCCGGAGCTTCATGAAACGATCATCCAGGCGATCGTGGGCAATGCGCGGCGCGCCCGCCTCCCTGCCTGA
- a CDS encoding GNAT family N-acetyltransferase yields the protein MRQVLDHGIARMRKETPRLILRPWETRDRAPFAAINADPETRQYFYPRLLTKAGSDAVVDAAIVDLADDGFGFLAVERKADGALIGGAGLSCPGPEVPGGYELELGWILGRPYWRQGYATEASLACLDFVWDELEIDTVIGYTSTINAPSRRTMERIGMTYVPAADFEDTTVPAGHVLRPHVLYRIERAGRARHA from the coding sequence ATGCGCCAAGTGCTGGACCATGGAATCGCCAGGATGCGCAAGGAAACGCCGAGGCTCATCCTGCGGCCTTGGGAAACACGAGACCGCGCGCCGTTCGCGGCGATCAACGCGGATCCCGAAACGCGGCAATATTTCTATCCCAGGCTCCTGACCAAGGCCGGCAGCGATGCCGTGGTCGATGCGGCGATCGTCGACCTGGCCGATGACGGCTTCGGGTTCCTGGCGGTCGAACGCAAGGCCGATGGCGCCCTGATCGGCGGCGCCGGGCTGTCCTGTCCTGGCCCCGAAGTGCCCGGCGGTTATGAACTCGAGCTCGGCTGGATCCTCGGCCGTCCCTATTGGCGGCAGGGCTATGCGACGGAGGCCAGCCTCGCCTGTCTCGATTTCGTCTGGGACGAGCTCGAGATCGACACGGTCATTGGTTATACCTCGACGATCAACGCGCCATCGCGACGAACCATGGAACGCATCGGCATGACCTATGTGCCGGCCGCGGATTTCGAGGACACCACGGTCCCGGCCGGCCACGTCCTGCGCCCGCATGTGCTCTACCGCATCGAGAGGGCGGGCCGAGCCCGCCATGCCTGA
- a CDS encoding GIY-YIG nuclease family protein, with protein sequence MRGQDRKAAIAAYKERKGVVGIYLVRCLATGEVWVGQSPNLDTVQNRIRFTLRFGSNTHRGLQKAWRDHGEEGLAFEIVETLADEESTYVRNAVLKERAAHWRSTLGAEAI encoded by the coding sequence ATGCGCGGTCAAGACAGGAAGGCGGCAATTGCGGCCTACAAGGAACGCAAGGGTGTCGTCGGGATCTACCTGGTCCGCTGCCTTGCCACCGGCGAGGTCTGGGTCGGCCAGAGCCCGAACCTGGACACTGTCCAGAACCGCATCCGGTTCACATTGCGGTTCGGCAGCAACACGCACCGGGGCCTTCAAAAGGCCTGGCGGGATCATGGCGAAGAGGGTTTGGCATTCGAGATTGTCGAAACGCTCGCTGACGAAGAATCGACCTATGTCAGGAATGCTGTTCTGAAGGAGCGTGCGGCGCATTGGCGATCGACGCTCGGGGCCGAGGCGATCTGA
- a CDS encoding DUF2239 family protein encodes MSDHLSKPCTAFEGSQLVLAGPLIEVVLAVKNATERGGSEPVLVFDDATGRVVDFDLRGTKADVIMRLSRPAAGSGETRSGRGSAAATPEGPVAEARGRGRPKLGVVGREVTLLPRQWEWLAAQPGGASVALRKLVDEAKRSGGGLRQRRAAQDVAYHFMSAMAGNLPGFEEATRALFADDRSRFEQLLSHWPEDIGTYATRLAFGGPADGVAAGH; translated from the coding sequence GTGAGCGACCATCTCTCCAAGCCCTGCACCGCTTTCGAAGGCAGCCAGCTGGTGCTGGCCGGCCCGCTCATCGAAGTCGTCCTCGCCGTGAAGAATGCGACCGAGCGCGGTGGGTCGGAACCTGTGCTCGTCTTCGACGACGCGACCGGCCGGGTCGTCGATTTCGATCTGCGGGGCACCAAGGCCGACGTCATCATGCGCCTGTCGCGGCCGGCGGCCGGCTCCGGAGAAACACGATCCGGGCGCGGTTCCGCCGCCGCCACACCTGAAGGGCCTGTTGCCGAAGCCCGCGGACGGGGTCGTCCCAAGCTCGGTGTCGTTGGACGCGAAGTCACCTTGCTGCCGCGCCAATGGGAGTGGCTGGCGGCACAACCAGGCGGCGCATCGGTGGCGCTTCGAAAGCTGGTGGATGAAGCCAAGCGGAGTGGCGGCGGGTTGCGGCAGAGACGTGCCGCCCAGGATGTCGCTTATCACTTCATGTCGGCGATGGCCGGCAACCTGCCCGGTTTCGAGGAGGCGACGCGGGCGCTGTTTGCGGATGATCGGTCCCGCTTCGAGCAACTGCTATCGCATTGGCCCGAAGACATCGGCACCTATGCGACCCGACTGGCCTTTGGCGGGCCGGCCGATGGCGTTGCCGCCGGGCACTAG